The DNA sequence tggcgggccgggcgcagtgcgcgctaaccaaggtggccaggtacacggtgtttcctcctacacattggtgcggctggcttccgggttggatgcgcgctgtgttaagaagcagtgcggcttggttgggttgtgtatcggaggacgcatgactttcaaccttcgtctctcccgagcccgtacgggagttgtagcgatgagacaagatagtagctactacaacaattggataccatgaaattggggagaaaaaggggtaaaaaaagtaataataataattttaaaaaataataataataatgtctgtgactataacacaatagatatggtaggagattttattttattttttttgataTGGAAGGTCAATGGAAGGTCATAaccaattcctatggcttccactagatgtcaacagtctttgttgaaggtttcaggcttgtttcttcccaaacaaGGAAGAATTTTGAATTTTAGTACTGGGAGTCAGAGCtggaaatcagtctgtgcgcGTGCGACGAAGAGGTAGCGCACCTGCTAATTTTCCTTTCCTATTGGACATACTTcattccgtatgaaatattatagtttaattacactttagggtacctgaggattttATAGAAAcatatttggacttgttttaacaaagtttagcaaagctttttggattcctttctctgcatgttgaacgagtggattactcaaatcgatggctccaaataaactgactttttgggatataaagaagattttatctaacaaaacaagcatacatgttgtagctgggacactttggattgcaaatcagaggaagattttcaaaaagtaagtgaatatttaatggctatttgtgattttatgaagcctgtgcagGTTGAAAAATATATTGTGGGGCACCGTCCTCAAACAATAACAAGGCATGCTTTCGCTGTTAAGCCTATTATAAATCGGACAATGCAggtagatgaacaagaatttaagcttttaaccgatataagacacttgtatgtacctaaacgTTTAATATCCATAACttctatgattatttatttgaattgcgcgccctccaatttcaccggaagttgtcaaTAGGAGTCCCACTGGCGCTAAgaattaactaacctccagacgagcttcaatgctatacaactctccttccatggcctccaactgcaagtaaactaaatgcatgcttttcaaccaatcgctgcccacacctgcccgcccgtctagcatcactactctgcacggttctgatttagaatttgtggccaactacaaatacctaggtgtctggttagactgtaaactctctccttcaagactcacattaagcatctccaatccaaaattaaatctagaattggcttccgatttcgcaacaaagcatccttcactcatggtgccaaacataccctcataaaactgactatcctaccgatccttgacttcggggatgtaatttacaaaatagcctccaacactctactcagcaacatggatgcagtctatcacagtaccatccgttttatcaccaaagctccatacactagccaccactgcaacctgtatgctctcgttggctggccctcgcttcatattcgtcgccaaacccaattggctccaggtcatctatatgtctttgctaggtaaatctccaccttatctcagctcactggtcaccatagcagcacccacccatagcacgcactccagcaggtatatttcactggtcacccccaaagccaattcctactttggccgcctttccttccagttctctgctgccaatgactagaacgaattgcaaaaatcactgaagctggagactcatatctccctcactaacttcaagcatcagctgtcagagcagcttacagatcattgcacctgtacatagcccatctgtaaatagcccacccaactaccccatccccatattgtttttgtttttttgcaccccagtatctctacttgtacattcatcttctgcacatctatcactccagtgtttaattgctaaattgtaattatttcgccactatggccgaTTTATTACCTTATCTgcctgtgttattgactgtgttgttgtttgtgttgcactgctttgctttatcttggccaggtcacagttggcctccctggataaataaaggtgaaaaataaataattgcagGCTCTGTGTATCTGTAAACCTCACACTGTGTCACTCCTCattgactatgtgtgtgtgtgagttcagaaAATCACATAAATCACATACAGCTCCAAAACCTGCCTTAACAGATTCATTTGAACATGCCGCAACTGGATCTATAACATTTTTGGATAAAGAAATGTGGGGGGGGTTTCATCACCAAAAAGACATTGAAATATTTCTGTCTGGTTCTTTTTTTTCTTACACCGTAGGTTTATGTACATTGAAGTGAAGTGGTCAAATTAGCGGTGTATTACCGGTTTTGACCTATAATCCCAGAAAATGGACCTTAACTCAAAAAGTGTTGAGGCCTCGATGCCATCTTGTTTCTGGGCTAAAAGCCCATTTGGCCAAACTGTGCTCACCGAGTTTCGCCTTCAAAGTCTTTTCCTTTTAGGAGAGACGGCCATGTCTGTTTGgtgatgttttgtccatttgcaataatTTTCCAGAAATGTCGGAAACCCAATGTCAGAGAGACTTTATTTGATGACTTCCCAGGAGATCTGGCCCTGGGGCCGCCGGCCTATTTTAATAACACTCgtggacgtctagtaagggaccatacatttgcaatatggagttTGCAATATCCTCATCAACCATATGGGTAATGCCAACGGTGTCTCTTATGTAGGAAAGATTggaaacaacaataacaacaatagggatctagacagccacaagcCAGGGAAAATCTGAGGTCCCTGCCACAATATCTAACCGCATCGTGGGCTGCGTTCAAGACCTCAACAAAACCACGCTAGCTTGATAggcagctaggctagctgctacAACTGATGCCAACCGCGTCGCAGGATCTAAACTCAAATGGTAACTATCTAGTAACTAAACTTTTTCAATAGACTTTCAAaattttccaaaacaacaaactgAGTTCCCCCTCATTCCGTGTTCAACAGGGAGTGACGCATTGTGCAGTGCGTATGTACacgcataagctacggacaacatacacaattgcattttatcgatggcaatttgaatgcaaagagataccgtgacaagatcctgaagcccattgttgtgccattcatctgccgacatcacctcctgtttcagcatgataatgtatgGCCCCAtgcataaggctgtaacgcaacaaaatgtggaaaaagtcaagaggtctgaatactttctaaatgcgCTGTACAAGTCCTGGGTgctgaaaatgtcctagttcttccatACTCATCAGACATGTAAACCATTGAGCATGCTTGGGGTGCTCTTGATCAAcatgtatgacagcatgttccagttcatgccaatatccagcaacttcacacagccattgaagatgagtgggacaacattccactgtctgatcaactctatatgaaggagatgtgtcgcactacATGATGCAAATGgtgttcacaccagatactgactggctttctgattcatgcccctaccttttcttaaggtatctttgaccaacagatgcatatctgtattcccagtcatgtgaaatccatagatgagggTCAAataaatttatttaaattgactgaactTAAATTGACTGAACTGTAActttacatgaactgtaactcagtaaaatctttgaaatcgttgcatgttgcgtttatatttttgttcagttcatGTCCATCTTTAAATTGTCCCAGAAATGCTCATAAAGCTGGTTCATTGCTGGTTCTGAGGTTTAATCATTGTTTGAAATGTACTTTCCAACTAAGGGTTCTGACAGACACGGGGAGATATTTTTAAATCATGAGAACCGCTATTTTTGCAAGCATAAGGACCTCATTCAACAAATGTAAATCGTTTTTCTATGCTGATGATTCTGGTCCACTCGTGTCCCATAAGAACAAAACCTCAGTGAAAGAGATCAGAGTTATCCAATATCAGTAAATGGCTTTCAGATAACCAACGTTATCCCTAACCCTCActaaatagtgaaaataaagaaaaacccttgaatgagtaggtgtgtccaaacttttgactggtagtgtatgtaaTGTGTATCTATATAATGTTTTTGATCCATGCAATAAGGTGACCATAATGGAAATAAGGCTGATTCAAACGTATTATTAGTATTTGCTCCTGAACTTACAAGAGGTATAAAGACttctttgttttctgttttttaataaTTTCAGAAAATGTATCTTTTTTTTCACTTTGTAAATGTGGATTAGGTTGTGTAGATAAGTGTGCGAAAAACTCGATTGAAATTTAAGGCAGCAAAATCTGAAAACTGTTTAAGGGtgctctctccctatcccagtctgctctccccacatgcttcaagatggccaccattgtccctgttcctaaAAAtgtaaaggtaactgaactaaatgactatcggcCCGTATCACTCACTCCTGttatcatgaagtgttttgagagactagtcaaggatcatttcacctccaccttacctgtcaccctagacccactccaatttgcttacggCCCGTGCATTCTGCCCTAtccaatctggacaagaggaatatctacatatgtaagaatgctgttcattgactatagctcagcattcaacaccatagtaacctccaaGCTAATCATTAAGCTTGAAGCCCTGGgcctgaaccctgccctgtgcaattgggtcctcgACTTCCCGACGGGCctccccccaggtggtgaagataggaaacaacacttccacttcgctgatcctcaacactggggccccacaagggctcagtcccctcctgtactccttgttcacccaagactgcctggagatgcacgcctccaactcaatcaagattgtagacgacacaacagtagtaggcttgattacaatGATGAGTCCGCCTACAGCGAGGAGGCGAGgcctctgggagtgtggtgtcaggaaaataacctctcactcaacatcaacaaaacaaaggagatggtcgtggacttcaggaaacagcagagggagcaccccccaatctacattgacgggacaccagtggagaaggtggaacattttaagttcctctgcgtacacatcaccgacaaactgaaatggtccacccacacagacagtttggCGAAGAAGacgcaacctcaggaggctgaataaatttggcctgtcacctaaaaccctcacaaacctttatagatgcacaattaagagcatcctgtcggcctgcatcaccgcctggtttggcaactgcactgcccacaaccgcagggctctccagagggtggtgcggtctacaCAATGTataaccgggggcaaactacctgccctccaggacacctacagcacccaatgtcacatgaatgccaaaaagatcatcaaggacaacaaccacccaagccactgcctgttcacccagctatcatccagaaggcaaagtcggtacaggtgcttcaaagctgggaccgagagactgaaaaacagattctatctcaaggacatcagacagttaaatagccatcactagcacagagaggctgcagcctacatacacagacttgaaatcattggccactttaataaacggaacactagtcactttaataatgccactttaataatgtttacatatcttgcattactcatctcagatgtgtatactgtattctgtactatctactgtatctcagtctatgccactctgacattgcttgtccatatatttatatattcttaattccagtACTGtacttacatttgtgtgtattaggcatttgttgtgaaattgttagatgttacttgttagatattgctgcactgttggagctagaaacacaagcatttcactacaccctcaataacatctgataaacacgtgtatgtgacaaatcaaatgtgaGTTGATAAACATTCACCATTGGCACTACATGTTGAGTTTTTGACGAGCAAGTAGCAACTCATTTTATTCTATTCACCTAGTCTATTTATTAACAAACTCAAACATCtgccagcagaaaatacatttTCGCCCTAATATTGAAAAATGTAGAAAACCAGAAACGTTTTAAAACAGAGGCTTGGGGGTCACCTTATTTAATTGGTTAAATATAAAATATCAGATACCTAAAATGACAACACTCTAGGTAAAAATAAATTATAAAACATACGATTTCTTAAATCATTTTGCCAAATATACAATGTATTTGTACAGTCTAAAGAAGCAAAAAGAAGCAGCAACACACAATTAATTATTACCAAAAAAATAACAATCAGATTATGTTTTAGGTCAAAGCCTCAATACCTTTTTACAAGCCTGCCTGATTTTAGCCATCCTAATGCCATACATAATAGGATTGAAAAGTGGTGGACATATTAGAAAATAAACCAATAAAATAGTGCGAAGTATAGGTGGAAGATGTGCAGTATCATATCTGCCTTGCAGAATCACAAATAAGCAGCCAGAGGAGAAGTTCAGCAAAGAGGCTATATGTGGTGTACAGGTGTTAAATGCTTTCTGTTTCGTCTCTTTAGAAGACTTTAAACATATTTGTAGAATTCTTACATATGAGTATATGGTAGGACATATAGTACAAGAAAAAGAAAGCACAGTGCCAACAAGACCCCATATGTTATTCAGCATATTATTTGAACAGGCAAGCTTGACGACTGAGTAGTTGTCACAATACAGTCTGTCTAGAACGTTACCACAAAATTGCAGTCGCAAACTCAGGGAGATAACGATGGCATTGAGGAAAAAAGAATACACCCAGGACAGTAGAATTAAGCCCAAAACTATTTTAGGTGTCATAATATTGTTATACTGTAGAGGATAACAAATAGAGATGTACCTGTCATATGACATAACTGATAAATTACTAAATTCTGTTATAGCATATGTGTACAACACATAAATCTGGAGATAACAATAAAGAAGGGAAATATCATGTGTGTCAGACAGCAAGTAAAACATGAGAGCAGGAAACAAACCAGTGCTCCCATACAACTGATTAACAAACAAAGCACATAGAAACAGATACACGGGTTCATGAAGGCTTCTTTCAATGTAGATAACTCCAATAAGTAAAGCATTGGCAAGAATGATGACAAAATATAAAACAGATACTACAGCAAAGTAGAAATA is a window from the Oncorhynchus tshawytscha isolate Ot180627B linkage group LG14, Otsh_v2.0, whole genome shotgun sequence genome containing:
- the LOC112267583 gene encoding olfactory receptor 2A25-like; the protein is MENSTPFKFFRLAAYGDIGQMKYFYFAVVSVLYFVIILANALLIGVIYIERSLHEPVYLFLCALFVNQLYGSTGLFPALMFYLLSDTHDISLLYCYLQIYVLYTYAITEFSNLSVMSYDRYISICYPLQYNNIMTPKIVLGLILLSWVYSFFLNAIVISLSLRLQFCGNVLDRLYCDNYSVVKLACSNNMLNNIWGLVGTVLSFSCTICPTIYSYVRILQICLKSSKETKQKAFNTCTPHIASLLNFSSGCLFVILQGRYDTAHLPPILRTILLVYFLICPPLFNPIMYGIRMAKIRQACKKVLRL